DNA from Cottoperca gobio chromosome 4, fCotGob3.1, whole genome shotgun sequence:
AAGTCGGGAATACAATAACATGACCATGTTAAATACTCAATGCTGTGTGTTTGGTAAATAACATGCTAGGTCACATGGCTACTGAAGCAGCCAATTAGCACTCAAATTCAAACATGTTTgggcacaaaacaaaacaactaagAGACTTCTGGAACTGAAAGGAGCTACAAGCAGCAACGTGTCTGAACTACCTGCATCCTAACCGCCTCAATAAAtctgcagaacaaaaacaagtgcTGTTCTatacagctctctctctctctttgtctcacaTACACCAGCATGGATACATATGCACTCAGACTGAGAGGCTCTGCTAGAggagttttaatgtttttccaCTGCACTTAGGACTGAAAGTCAAAAGGTTGGCCACATTTTTACATTGAATATCTATTCTTATACTCAGTCTTCCCCCTCTTTTTTTTCGGTCTTTGATGGCCCAcatgttcaaaataaagtgaagtaaaaTGAAATGGCGTGAGACCCCATTTAATGGTCTTCCATTGGCAGTTTTTCATGTACTGAAGTTTAAAAGTGGACTTTCTTCTCCTTTAAtcgacaacagagagagagaaaaaaaaacacaggggtTTTAggaacacacatttaaagcatGTGTTCCTTTTCTGAGTTGGTATTCATTTGACGACGGTGGTTGAacttaaagaattaaaaaaataatcacaatctgcatgtgtgtgtttgatgcttAACAAACCCCAACGCTCTCAGACAAACTACAAATGAATGGCTGTAGGCTATTAAACTACACAAATTATATTTCTACCAAACCGGTGCAATGAAGAGTGTAgtacaaatgtaaacaatagACATCATTCCAAAGTAAATAATAAGTGCAAATGTACATGATTGAATTAGTTCTTTACTTCCTAAGGCGTCTGTAACAATGTCCCACTGTATCCTTAACCAACGCTTATCCACTCATTCATTTTACTCTCGTATAACAATGCATGTGTAAGTTCAGCGTCTCCAAACTGGTTTGTCCAGTTTCCAGCTCTACTTGAGCAGACTGCATTTCTGAAACAAAAAGTTAACttttcttcaaaaaaaaaaaaaattcccaGGGACCTGGAGCTGACTGCATGCCTAAGATATCTTAAGActtactttctttctctcttcagatAAGGCTGGCGTGTTATTTGCTGCCACCTATTacaagaatgtttttttaatactttaacttttaacaAGGAATTTAACAATGACACTTGTGTACTAACATCTCCACAAGCTCAAGGGTACTTTGCAGAGCATCTGAAAGCAATTGACAAAGTCCTCAAGTATaggttcttcttcttccctttttttttctggatGGGTGGGGAGGAGAGGACGTTCATTGAAGGCCGGTGTGGTGTGCTGTGGATGGTACGCCACACAGACTCAGGAGCAGTGTCCTTGCAGGGAGAGATAATTACACGGCAGTCTGAAATAAAGTGTGTACAAAAGGCAGACAGCTCTTATGCTACAAACTGTATCAAGCCATCTGGCCAGGCAACAAGCCGAGTGcccaaagaaacaaagaacaatGACAGACTTATCCTGCATGTCGAAAATGAATATCAAATATTTCATGCATGTTTCTATCTGGATGAGTGTATGAAGAgagtatgaaaacaaaaatggagCACAACTACGCATGTGTCCTGCAGTGCTTTCTGAAATGCATCAGTCTCAGAGTTTGACGGTATGGCGACTTACTATGTACACTGTGTGTTGCACTCGAATGCATATTCTAATGCACCAGTCCATTTTGGTGCTCCGGTAGAATATGTTTGTAAAGTGGAATTGTTCTGTTGTTAGAGGAAAGTGCTACGTGGAGAGATTAATTACGGTGCCCCTTATTCACTCAAGGTATCCTGTTGCAACACCTAACAAAGAGAGTCGGACCAGGATGTCCAACTGCCTCATCCAGGATGAACATGTGTGGTAACAGGAGGAGCTTTAGCCTTTTTAAGGAAAAGAATGGAGTAGTGCTGCAACATAAAGTTGATAAATTGATTAGCCAATGATCAGaacatgtattataattatgtttattgttgaaGGAATTTCTAGCACGAAAATGactaaatgtgaggatttgcttctttttccctttttacatactgtaaagtgaatatctttggttttTGACTATTACTTTGACAGATCAATCAATTTAAAGATCTGGAAACTTATAatatatgttcatattttatagACTGAATAGACTGGTCTAATAAGCAAGTAATTCAACGACTATTGGGTAATGGGTTTAAGCCACTGGGCAGAAAACCAACTCAGAAAATTACGTCTTTAAAAGTGGCaaataactaataaaataaaaaataaataattataataatgttgcAGACTCCTCTTTTTAACTCAATAAAGACTCCATCAAATCCCTGACTAACACTCAACTGAAAGCAtaagtgtttgtgttattatgcTCAAGGTTTTCCTTCATATCAGGAAAACCTAGATAACAGTCCAGCGTGCTCAGCAGAGACTGCCCGGACTTTGTGACCCTGACACACAGCAGTATACCAAAACTACTTACACCTGACTAATGCGGGAAATGTTCTGACTCACTGTGTCAATGATGCTGCACAGACAACATGTTTATGATGAGCACCTACCGAGCACAACCATGACTGTCTTGATGAGCTTGATGGGAGTCCTCTTGCGGTTAATGGAGCCGCTGGTGTGCGGCGTGAGCACTGCAGTCTTCCTCATGACGTAGGTATAGATCCTCAAGTAGATGACCACCATCACCAGGAACACCACCAGGTTAGACACCGACCAGAAGATCAGGTAGCTCCTGCTGAAGATGGGAGCCAGCTGCGAGCAGTCGCCCACGTTGCAGATGCAGTTCCAACCCAGACTCGGCACGGCGCCCATGAAGATGGAGATGGCCCACACCAGCACGATCAGCAGGGTCACCCTCCTCTTCGTGAGGTTGCTGTGGACTTTCCAGTTCATGACGGAAATGTAGCGCTCCAGAGCTATTACCAGCAGGTTAGACAGCGATGCTGAGAGACTGATGTCCAGAAGACCTTGACGGATGAAGTATTCTTTAACTGTAAGTCTCCGTGACGACTCCCCCGTGTTAAACATCAGGTACACGTACGCTATGCCTGCCAGGAAATCCGAGGCGGCGAGGTTGGATAGAAGATAGTAGAAAGGGTAGTGAAACCTCTTATTGGTGATGACAGCAGCTATGACCATGGCGTTGGAAACCAGGATGAAACAGCAGAAGAGAGAGCCCACCACCTGCACCAGGATGAGCTGGGCTTTGTCCCATTTGTCATTAGCGCCActgttgttgtaaaaaaagCCCATGGACTCATTATAATGACAGGTGTAGTTCTGTTGGGCCATTTTAGAGGTGAGTCTGTGGAAAGACGATGAGAAAACATAGGAACTTATCAAATCAGCAAAAATGTATGCGACAacatgctgcttttctttgtcttatgtcATAGTAAacagaatatctttgggttttggacatttgaacacattaacttggttttaaaaatatataattctttgacattttatcaACCAAACAATCAATTTCATAGATTGAGAAAATAGCTTGAAGATTCATtggtaataaaaataattagctgCAGCCTTAAACCTAATAATGTCTGATAAACTATATCTATAAATGCCTTGTAGGCATTTCTAATCCAGTTAAGTGGATATAAATCTAACAAATTGAAGCAAAAGTCAAATGGGATGATAAGAGAGATGAAAATGTCAGATCAGTGTATAGTGCCAATTCTCCCAATGACAAAAGAGAATAAATGACTCAATTTGAAAAGGGAAGTGCACTTGCCAAAACCCATTTACAGTGTTAAGCTGATTTGAATAAAACTGAAATCACAGTAAACTCAATAAATCAAAGTTGAACAAGGTAGTGACCatagtaacatttaaaatagccAAAACAACACCCTCAGGCAAGTGTCACGAGAAAGGTCTGTGGAGTCATTCAGATTTTTCTACCTGTACAAGCATTTATTTGGGTTAACACTACAGACATGCGGCAGAACAAGATTCCAACATAATACAGATTAAAGTACAGCTCCCTCCCTGTTTTGAGAAGCCTTTGATATGCATTTAACTTTACTACTACCTGTCCGACTTGGTTTACCAACACCAACGAAGAAGGGAGGGTTCAGAAATTCCCTCAGAGGATCTAGCAAAATGAATAAGCTCTTGCAGGAAACAAAATAAAGGCTATAAAGCGGACACAACTAATAATTTCGGCCGACAGACAACAACATCGAATCCCAAGAGAAGAATGAATCAGGTGAGTTTACCTGTGGTAAATGGCTGTCCGTGGTGACTCAGTAGACTATATATTACGAAATATTCCGTGCCGAGTTAATGGACATGTTTCCCCTGCAGCATTGCGCCTCTGCAGCTGTGGACAGAGGGAGGTGacagcagagagcgagagaacaAAGTGGAGGCAGCAAAGTTGAGCAGAGCGTCTTTACTTTAGAGACTCCAGCTCGGTGACGTAGAGGGCGTGTGCCACAGAGTCCTCGTGCATTCCTCCGGTTGACCGCACGAGGCCCCGCGAGCTCAGGGTCCGATCAAAACACTGCTGGGGATTGCAGTGAAGGGACAAACGTACTGCCTGTTTAATCCGTTTTCGTAGCGATTTACTCTTCTCAAAATTAATAGACAATATTACGTGCATTTGGTTTATTTTCTAGGCTTTTTGTCGCAATCGATAGCCAACTATTCACCTAAATACTGAATAAATACTACTTTGTTTGAGTATTTCAATTTGATGCTACTTCACTACACTATGTTTGAGAGGGGAATTGTACTGTTTACTCCACAACATTTAACTGAAAgatttacataaaaaaataagctTGTAAAATAAAGCCTTCACTAACACATTGATTTTTGGCTCATAGATAACTGTCAAAAGGTTTGAGAAATTTATGAGGaggacattttcttttacaactttttttctgtcttcactaccccattaatcatctcatcACTGGACTCAACTacaacactttatttaaagtaGGTCAAACCATAACCAGCTACTACAGTAAAATCCTATTTAgtgttaataaaaaatataatacacaatataatgtcagtcacaCAGAGGCTGTATttctatatacacatacatacacatttatgtCAGATTTTAAACGCAAGACTTGAGTATTTTTATTGGTACCTTTAAAATATATCAGTACAAAAAGTATTTAGTTCAGTGTACAAGTTTTCAGTTGAGTTTTCTTCTTTCACAACGGTGCAGTgcgaaaacacaaacacactgaaccttCCTGATCAACATGAATAaagtgtgaattaaaaaaaatggtaGATTCTCCGTAAATTAAGGGTAAGATGTTTAGACCCCCACATGTGTTCATATGAAAATCCTTAATCATTGCTGTCTTTAATGCGGCACTCGCTCCTATTTTCCATAAttcaatacaataatacaatttaGTCCGAGATAGCACGCATATTGACATTTGTTCTTAGCTCTCGCTGATTAACAGTGATGTTTGTTGACCCAAACCAAACAGACAGATCCGTTAAAAGAAATTCCTTTTAGAGAATATCCTGCTCTTGTCTTTAACAGTTTGAAATCAAATATGATAATATTAGGGCAATATTGCCACATAGGAGAAATACTCTGTGCGGTGGCCCTTAAGGAGGTGTTGCCTCATTAACAGGTGGAATAACCACCTCTACATCAGACAGTTTTTCGACCCAGACTGAAATGAAACAAGATGTCTTGGGGGACATTATGAAGCAGCCTACAGGGCGACAGAGGTTTTTGCTGTAGATAACTCCTTGACTTTGATGTAGCATGTTTGTAAGAGTTTAAGGAATCATCTTTAATTTTATCAAGTTAAAAGCACATTACTCACTCGAAAGGGTGAATTCGTGCTGCAGCAGTGTCTTAACATCTACGCTTGCTTGTAGATGTGCTGATAAAACTGACTCATGCTGTAATTCTTGTTTGGTCATTCAAAACTCCCTTCTTACTCAATCTCAGCTGCGAATGCTTTATGCAATGTAGAGAACCCATTGGAGCGCCCAATAGATTTCTCAGCACAGAATAAATGTGTTGTACTGTAATGTTATTCATTTAAGTTAAGTTCCCATCACTGCTGTCTGAAAGCTGAGTGTAAACGCTTGGGGCAAAGACAGGAAACATAATATAACAATGGACACATGGAAAAGATAAGCTTTACTGCAATATTTACTTCAACAATTGACAAATAAATTACATCTAGCACTGCATAATGTTGCACAGTGTTTGCATCCAGTCAAATGAACACTGAATCCACTTTTTGCAAGAGAATGCATGTACAGCCCTTAAAAagatccagtaaacttctaaaCAACATCCTGAACTCCAGTAGATACGGGATGTTCCAGCTCCAGCTCTTCGGCTCTAGCTGCAGTTTCATGGTCAAGAGAGGGAACTTGTTTGGCGTTTCATATTGCACTTCACAGAATCAGTAACTACACTTTTTTGCAAGGGGATCGCTTGATCTTGAAGTCTGTATCAAAAGTGTGAAGTCCTGTAAGCAGCATCCTCCTCCTGCGTGATCCATGTCCTCTGGAGGGGAGAGAGCCGTCAGCTGATCAGTATGACATCGTCACTTTCAGGAACTCTGTAACAACATGATCAAAAAGAAAGTATGAGACACCCAATGTCTCATCAACACCACcttgtaaaataaatgctttcTACTTTAGGTCATTTATAAGATTGCTTAACTGTTGCATCAGAAAATATCTCTGcagtttattttggttttatatttaattttggtTAAGTTACACAATAGTGACAttgacataaaacatttaagtccAGTTTCTTTTGAGATGTGATATCCAACaggtctaaaaaaaaaaaaaaaggtcaaagaaaGTCAAATTCAGCAAAAGCTGCTTGTTGAGACCGGTGAGGTTTCGCTAAACTCTTACATTATTAAACTGTTGTTAGGATAATTTCAAAACAGCCTTTACAACATGCGTCTTGAACTCTTTCTTGTGTTTGGCTGTTAGCGCTCAAGAGAAACAGCTAAATATGTCCCCGTTTCACCAAATCTGTAAACGATTAGACATGTTTTTCCTTCATCTTTATGATCTGCCATAAGAAGCACATTTCACTGCTGAGTTTGCAGATCCAGTGTCAGACTCTCTATTTcacaagctgctgctgcagctgtttgaGGATGTGAATGAATTTCACAGCTAGGAAGACAGTTGTGTCCAATCATTCTCTTGGAAAAGCAAAACTCACTCTTTACTACTGTATTTAAACATTGCGTCTATACACAGCTTAGCGCTCCATTTGTCGAATCCTTTACAGACATAATATTTACTCTTTGCTGAAATATACTGTGTAATCACGCAGTTTACAAACTACAGCAGATGCATTCAAGACATTGATCAAGTGAATATTTTGTCTCATTGTGCAGAACTTTCATCATCATTTGCAAGACACTTGAGCCACAATACATTACTTCAACTGAAAAacttgatatatatatatatatatatatatatatatatatatatatatatatatatatatatatatatatatatatatatatatatatatatatatatatatatatatatatatatatatatatatatatatatatatatatatatatatatatatatatatatatatatatatatagtgttccAAATAACAAGTTTTAAATCTGAACACAGGGCTCCTCAACTTCCTTTCCAAACAAGATAACTCGCAGTAGAAGAAGATAACAGTAGGAAGAGGCTAATTACATGCAGATGAAATTTCATCCAGTAAGACATTAGAGAACGCTGATCTAATTGTTGTAagcaaagacagacaaagatgATCATAAAAATGAAAGTTTGGTCAGTTTAGAGGATGCAAATGATTGCAATTACAGAATCAGTGTAACTTGACAAGAGTACTCCTAATGACTACAGGTCAGCAGACGCTAAAAAGGCCACTTGCAGTTTTTCACTCATCTCCACAAAGACGATACATATTCAATTGTCTGTCTTGCATTACTCACATGATTGCACATTATTAATGGCTCTGTAACTGAGACTAAACTTCCTTAAACACTCAAACATCCAGAGCAGGAAAACCGGATGGCTCGGTGATCGAAAACGGCTGTGGAGCATGCAGGGAAGACTGCAGAGTGTTAATGTGTGGTAAAACAATAATGATGGAAGAAACTGATGCTACATAGTGTAAGAAAAGGCAAAGAGAAATGTTCCATCTTTAACATATtccattttttacatttaaagctcTGGCTTGCAGAAAGTAGTTAACACTGCACAATGCTATACAAATGACTACAGTAGTTTTCGCACCGAGTCATAAAATTGACTTTTTTTAAGTAGAAGTATGGTGACGGCTACAGAAACCAAGCCTGGTGTCCGTCAACAGTTGAGCCTTTTCCTGGTCCCATACAGGTAAATtgaataatgtattaaaaaaaacattttagaaatcACAACCAAAAGCCAAATAAGACACCGCAGTTTGGTGACGTGCTTCAGTTAAAGAGGAAGCAAAAACTGTATGTACATTTTATGCCGCAGCTTCAAAATGGATGTGGTGAAATGAAACGTGAGCAATGCCACTCAATAAGAATAAGACATGTTAGGACATAATGGTCAGAAATGTTCTCTGATTACAAAAGGGAGGCTAAGAAGTGATGAAGAAAGAGCAGATACAgtgtggacagacagacagacagacagacagacagacagacagacagacagacagacagacagacagacagacagacagacagacagacagacagacagacagacacacacttcaatTGGCTGAGTCTTAACGGAGTGTGGACCGTGGCCTGTTTATTTGGGAGGCAACACAGCAAGGAGGGAGCGATGGCTGGGGGGTGAaagggagtggaggagggagggagagaggtgggggggtGTTCTTCCCAGTGCACAGCCTCAGTTTCTCTGTAATCAGCCCATCACTGGGTGTGTCTGCATAGCTCCCACCACTAATTTCATTGCTCTCCGACCACGTAAGACCGAGCCAAACCACAGCGTGGAGGAAACTTCAGTCTGCAGCCTGCTGATGATAGAGATTGGCTCATAGAAAAGGAATGAGCAGAAAACAAGGACGTATAGACAGATATGATGCCTTGCTGTAGCAACAAGGTGTAAGCAAAGCAAACTACTCAGAAATGTTACCACATTCGTTTTGAGTGATTTACTTAAATAAGCAAACAGACAATATTTCATATAGTGGATTGACATAAAATTAAGCAGCAACTATGTTGACAATTAATGTATCCTTTAAGTTCATTTTCAAGgacaaatgacaaaacatttgatgcAGCTTTTCTTCGTTTTACATCATTGTAAACTGATCCGATCcgtctttgggttttggacatcACCTAATGATTAGTTTCAGCCCTACATCTATCTGTCAAACcgatcaaagaaagaaaagttctAATAGTCTACAAACAACCGGCATACTGTAAGTGACCAGACAAGTCTAAAAGGGAAGAATTTACTGAGCAGGGTGTCAGTTTGAATCCCAAATCAACTGTGAAAATACAAGTAGAGGAAAAAGAGTCTTTGAGCAAGGCGTGTTTCAGAACACATGTTTGTACAGTGCAGCTTCTaggtgtggatgtgtgtgcagcagagtgTGTGAATAATGGGTAAATACCATCAAagcatcattatcattatcatcgtACCGTTGGCAGCAGCACAACATAGAATATTTGACGTGAACGTCTGTCTGACTGCTCTCCTCTGCAGCAGGAAAATCTTTCTGCTCTCTGAGGAACTTCTGCAGGTCTGTCTGCGGGAATCCGTTCTTCTGGAAGCTCTGTTggtgaaaacacaaagaaatgcaaacaatTGAAAACACAACACGTTCAAAATTGCAtaattttagacattttaatagcAGTTTTTTTCTCAACTGACAAATCGATTAATCTACTAATCATATCAGATTTAATTTGCATTCCTGTAAAGTGACAAATaggttgttttctttacatctgTTGCTTATTCATTCATAATATCTCATCCCCAAGATCACATCTCAAACAGACAACAACAGAAATATTACTCACAGATATCCTGTTACTGAACTCCCTTTTAAGGTTGCAACTAGATTAAAAGTTGCATCTATAAAGTGCCACATCTTTCACCTAAAACCAAAGCACCTTGATTGTCTCGTAGGCGTCGGTGATGATGGCGATGAAGAGCGACAGCACCATGTAGATGAACAGGGAGATGAAGGAGTAGAGGTAGGCCCGGCTGAAGAGCCACACAAGAGTGTTTTTGTCCTTCAGCTGGGCGAAGGTGGTGAACATGTCATCGCCGTtcaacagggagaacaggcacTCCGCTACACGACTCAGGCCCTCAAACTAGAAAGGTGGAAGAGGGGACATAGATTGGATTTTAGGAAAGTTACAAAtaccacagtaaacacagttaACACAAGCACAGTGGaaaccttttttcatttttcactcagaatctaatctaatgtttgttttacatcGTCAGACACCtacattttttttcaaacaaaataaactaagaaaaaaatagaataatCATTTCCAATCTCGTAAAAAGTTACTTGCAGAGGTTGAAGTTCTCAGATcctttacaacaacaaacatctaaaaaatactccattacaagtgaaaaacctgaattaaaaatgttacttaagttaaagtacaGAAGTAATAGCATcaacatgtacttaaagtatcaaaagaaaaaagtacttattactttattataaaaGATAGTATATTATTCTGTTCGTGTAAGAGCATTTAAATGTGGATACTTTGTATACTTTAGATACTTTGAATACTTTAGATACTTTGTATACAGGGCAGATTAGCAGCCAAGTACAGCAtcatatatgttatttatgtaaaaagtaactaa
Protein-coding regions in this window:
- the lpar3 gene encoding lysophosphatidic acid receptor 3 isoform X1; protein product: MAQQNYTCHYNESMGFFYNNSGANDKWDKAQLILVQVVGSLFCCFILVSNAMVIAAVITNKRFHYPFYYLLSNLAASDFLAGIAYVYLMFNTGESSRRLTVKEYFIRQGLLDISLSASLSNLLVIALERYISVMNWKVHSNLTKRRVTLLIVLVWAISIFMGAVPSLGWNCICNVGDCSQLAPIFSRSYLIFWSVSNLVVFLVMVVIYLRIYTYVMRKTAVLTPHTSGSINRKRTPIKLIKTVMVVLGAFVICWTPGLVVLLLDGINCTSCNVMKTKRWLLLLAVLNSVMNPCIYSYKDEEMWTTFKNLLRCIGNGTRRQRSTKANARPLSSAQDTGNSQPPTDDSKNDDQGILKT
- the lpar3 gene encoding lysophosphatidic acid receptor 3 isoform X2 — encoded protein: MAQQNYTCHYNESMGFFYNNSGANDKWDKAQLILVQVVGSLFCCFILVSNAMVIAAVITNKRFHYPFYYLLSNLAASDFLAGIAYVYLMFNTGESSRRLTVKEYFIRQGLLDISLSASLSNLLVIALERYISVMNWKVHSNLTKRRVTLLIVLVWAISIFMGAVPSLGWNCICNVGDCSQLAPIFSRSYLIFWSVSNLVVFLVMVVIYLRIYTYVMRKTAVLTPHTSGSINRKRTPIKLIKTVMVVLDCRVIISPCKDTAPESVWRTIHSTPHRPSMNVLSSPPIQKKKGKKKNLYLRTLSIAFRCSAKYP